From a region of the Takifugu flavidus isolate HTHZ2018 chromosome 20, ASM371156v2, whole genome shotgun sequence genome:
- the git2b gene encoding ARF GTPase-activating protein GIT2b isoform X5, with amino-acid sequence MSKRVRSREVCADCSAPEPRWASVNRGVLVCDECCSIHRGLGRHSSQVRHLTHSLWPPSQLQMVQALYGNGANSIWEHSLLDPSSSMSGKRKANPQDKVHPNKTEFIKAKYQMLAYVHRMPCREDDSVTAKDLSKQLHSSVRTGNLETCLRLLSLGAQANFFHPEKGNTPLHIAARAGQILQAELLAVYGADPGALDSSGKTPTDYARQAGHHELAERLVEIQYELTDRLTFYLCGRRPDHRSGQHFIIPQMADSSLDLSEFAKAAKKKLQSLSNHQFEELAMDVYDEVDRRETDAVWLATQNHSTLVTDTTVVPFLPVNPEYSSTRNQGRQKLARFSANEFATLVIDILNDAKRRQWGNACESPKENVELILQGIDGRHDSESQDNDQPDYDSVASDEDPVQEATCGDSSSNERRTKSSESSDLSDGPITVQEFMEVKSALTASEAKIQQLLKVNCHLSEELRLMQSKLNSLQTENTTLRWQAPGGPPQLQAPFSRHPPRGGRAISMYETGYSPKQYPHRVETGRHEDGVILQPFPTNGCSLEGQVVTRESDYDTTPSHSELEETGPLPGPDVAQPREEGGEGAAMPCTEDVICKTEQITKNIQELLRAAQETKHESFLPCSEKIRLAVTEMAALFPKRPSSETVRGSLCLLTASASRLHGECQKAAEHSPCPSDIQLVTQQVIQCAYDIAKAAKQLVTVTTKENNN; translated from the exons ATGTCAAAACGAGTCCGAAGCAGAGAGGTCTGCGCAGATTGCAGTGCTCCGG AGCCTCGCTGGGCCTCCGTTAACAGGGGGGTGTTGGTCTGCGATGAGTGCTGCAGCATCCATCGAGGTCTGGGGCGACACAGTTCCCAAGTCCGACATTTGACTCATTCTCTGTGGCCTCCGTCTCAGTTACAG ATGGTTCAGGCGCTCTACGGCAACGGAGCCAATTCCATCTGGGAACACAGCCTTCTGGACCCGTCCTCCTCAATGAGCGGGAAGCGCAAAGCAAATCCCCAGGACAAAGTTCA TCCCAACAAAACAGAGTTCATCAAGGCGAAATATCAGATGTTGGCGTACGTTCATCGGATGCCCTGTCGGGAGGATGACAGCGTGACCGCGAAGGACCTCAGCAAG CAACTCCACTCCAGTGTTCGGACCGGGAACTTAGAGACTTGCCTGAGACTCCTGTCTTTGGGGGCGCAGGCCAACTTTTTCCATCCG GAGAAAGGAAACACTCCGCTCCATATAGCAGCGAGAGCTGGGCAGATTCTGCAAGCAGAGCTGTTGGCGGTCTACGGAGCTGATCCTGGGGCCCTGGACTCCAGCGGGAAGACCCCCACCGACTACGCCAG ACAAGCGGGGCATCACGAGCTCGCGGAGAGGCTGGTGGAGATCCAGTATGAACTCACTGACCGGTTAACATTTTACCTCTGCGGGCGACGGCCGG ATCACAGAAGTGGCCAACATTTCATCATCCCACAGATGGCAGACAG CAGCCTGGATTTGTCGGAGTTTGCCAAAGCTGCCAAGAAGAAGCTCCAGTCG CTCAGTAACCACCAGTTTGAAGAACTCGCCATGGATGTGTACGATGAAGTGGACCGCAGGGAAACTGACGCAG TGTGGTTGGCCACGCAGAACCACAGCACGCTCGTGACCGACACCACAGTCGTGCCCTTTCTGCCTGTCAACCCGGAGTACTCGTCCACCAGAAACCAG GGTCGCCAGAAGTTAGCCAGGTTCAGTGCCAACGAGTTTGCCACCTTGGTTATCGACATCCTGAATGACGCTAAACGACGGCAGTGGGGTAACGCCTGCGAAAGTCCCAAAG AGAACGTGGAGCTGATCCTTCAGGGAATAGACGGTCGCCATGACAGTGAGAGCCAAGACAACGACCAACCCGATTACGACAGCGTGGCCTCGGACGAGGATCCGGTCCAGGAAGCCACCTGCggggacagcagcagcaacgagcGCAGGACCAAG agctccGAGTCCTCCGACCTCTCCGACGGACCCATCACGGTGCAGGAGTTTATGGAGGTGAAGAGCGCCCTCACGGCGTCGGAAGCAAAAATACAACAGCTTCTGAAGGTCAACTGTCACCTGAGCGAAGAGCTGCGGCTGATGCAGAGCAAG CTGAATTCCCTGcagactgaaaacacaaccCTGCGATGGCAGGCCCCCGGCGGACCACCGCAGCTCCAGGCGCCCTTTAGTCGACACCCGCCCCGCGGAGGTCGCGCAATATCGATGTATGAGACGGGCTATAGTCCCAAACAATACCCCCACCGGGTTGAAACGGGCCGGCACGAGGACGGAGTCATTTTACAACCCTTCCCGACGAAT GGCTGTAGTCTAGAAGGGCAGGTGGTCACACGGGAAAGTGATTATGACACCACTCCCAGCCATTCTGAACTGGAGGAGACTGG CCCTCTTCCAGGTCCCGATGTAGCGCAGCCGCGAGAGGAGGGCGGGGAAGGCGCCGCCATGCCGTGCACGGAGGACGTCATCTGTAAGACCGAACAGATCACAAAGAACATACAGGAGCTCCTCAGAGCTGCCCAGGAAACCAAACATGAAAG CTTCCTCCCCTGCTCAGAGAAGATCCGCCTGGCAGTGACCGAGATGGCTGCCCTGTTTCCCAAG AGGCCGTCCTCCGAGACTGTGCGAGGGtctctgtgtctcctgaccGCCAGCGCCAGCAGGCTTCACGGGGAGTGCCAGAAGGCGGCGGAGCACAGCCCCTGCCCATCGGACATCCAGCTGGTCACTCAGCAGGTCATCCAGTGCGCCTACGACATCGCTAAAGCTGCCAAGCAACTCGTCACCGTGAcgacaaaagaaaacaacaactaa
- the git2b gene encoding ARF GTPase-activating protein GIT2b isoform X2, which yields MSKRVRSREVCADCSAPEPRWASVNRGVLVCDECCSIHRGLGRHSSQVRHLTHSLWPPSQLQMVQALYGNGANSIWEHSLLDPSSSMSGKRKANPQDKVHPNKTEFIKAKYQMLAYVHRMPCREDDSVTAKDLSKQLHSSVRTGNLETCLRLLSLGAQANFFHPEKGNTPLHIAARAGQILQAELLAVYGADPGALDSSGKTPTDYARQAGHHELAERLVEIQYELTDRLTFYLCGRRPDHRSGQHFIIPQMADSLDLSEFAKAAKKKLQSLSNHQFEELAMDVYDEVDRRETDAVWLATQNHSTLVTDTTVVPFLPVNPEYSSTRNQGRQKLARFSANEFATLVIDILNDAKRRQWGNACESPKENVELILQGIDGRHDSESQDNDQPDYDSVASDEDPVQEATCGDSSSNERRTKSSESSDLSDGPITVQEFMEVKSALTASEAKIQQLLKVNCHLSEELRLMQSKLNSLQTENTTLRWQAPGGPPQLQAPFSRHPPRGGRAISMYETGYSPKQYPHRVETGRHEDGVILQPFPTNIGRGPLGTAASSLPTFPSSLSWSWDERSRRGCSLEGQVVTRESDYDTTPSHSELEETGSPLPGPDVAQPREEGGEGAAMPCTEDVICKTEQITKNIQELLRAAQETKHESFLPCSEKIRLAVTEMAALFPKRPSSETVRGSLCLLTASASRLHGECQKAAEHSPCPSDIQLVTQQVIQCAYDIAKAAKQLVTVTTKENNN from the exons ATGTCAAAACGAGTCCGAAGCAGAGAGGTCTGCGCAGATTGCAGTGCTCCGG AGCCTCGCTGGGCCTCCGTTAACAGGGGGGTGTTGGTCTGCGATGAGTGCTGCAGCATCCATCGAGGTCTGGGGCGACACAGTTCCCAAGTCCGACATTTGACTCATTCTCTGTGGCCTCCGTCTCAGTTACAG ATGGTTCAGGCGCTCTACGGCAACGGAGCCAATTCCATCTGGGAACACAGCCTTCTGGACCCGTCCTCCTCAATGAGCGGGAAGCGCAAAGCAAATCCCCAGGACAAAGTTCA TCCCAACAAAACAGAGTTCATCAAGGCGAAATATCAGATGTTGGCGTACGTTCATCGGATGCCCTGTCGGGAGGATGACAGCGTGACCGCGAAGGACCTCAGCAAG CAACTCCACTCCAGTGTTCGGACCGGGAACTTAGAGACTTGCCTGAGACTCCTGTCTTTGGGGGCGCAGGCCAACTTTTTCCATCCG GAGAAAGGAAACACTCCGCTCCATATAGCAGCGAGAGCTGGGCAGATTCTGCAAGCAGAGCTGTTGGCGGTCTACGGAGCTGATCCTGGGGCCCTGGACTCCAGCGGGAAGACCCCCACCGACTACGCCAG ACAAGCGGGGCATCACGAGCTCGCGGAGAGGCTGGTGGAGATCCAGTATGAACTCACTGACCGGTTAACATTTTACCTCTGCGGGCGACGGCCGG ATCACAGAAGTGGCCAACATTTCATCATCCCACAGATGGCAGACAG CCTGGATTTGTCGGAGTTTGCCAAAGCTGCCAAGAAGAAGCTCCAGTCG CTCAGTAACCACCAGTTTGAAGAACTCGCCATGGATGTGTACGATGAAGTGGACCGCAGGGAAACTGACGCAG TGTGGTTGGCCACGCAGAACCACAGCACGCTCGTGACCGACACCACAGTCGTGCCCTTTCTGCCTGTCAACCCGGAGTACTCGTCCACCAGAAACCAG GGTCGCCAGAAGTTAGCCAGGTTCAGTGCCAACGAGTTTGCCACCTTGGTTATCGACATCCTGAATGACGCTAAACGACGGCAGTGGGGTAACGCCTGCGAAAGTCCCAAAG AGAACGTGGAGCTGATCCTTCAGGGAATAGACGGTCGCCATGACAGTGAGAGCCAAGACAACGACCAACCCGATTACGACAGCGTGGCCTCGGACGAGGATCCGGTCCAGGAAGCCACCTGCggggacagcagcagcaacgagcGCAGGACCAAG agctccGAGTCCTCCGACCTCTCCGACGGACCCATCACGGTGCAGGAGTTTATGGAGGTGAAGAGCGCCCTCACGGCGTCGGAAGCAAAAATACAACAGCTTCTGAAGGTCAACTGTCACCTGAGCGAAGAGCTGCGGCTGATGCAGAGCAAG CTGAATTCCCTGcagactgaaaacacaaccCTGCGATGGCAGGCCCCCGGCGGACCACCGCAGCTCCAGGCGCCCTTTAGTCGACACCCGCCCCGCGGAGGTCGCGCAATATCGATGTATGAGACGGGCTATAGTCCCAAACAATACCCCCACCGGGTTGAAACGGGCCGGCACGAGGACGGAGTCATTTTACAACCCTTCCCGACGAAT ATTGGGAGGGGACCTTTGGGGACGgctgcttcctccctccctacctTCCCCTCTTCCCTGTCCTGGTCGTGGGATGAAAGATCTCGAAGG GGCTGTAGTCTAGAAGGGCAGGTGGTCACACGGGAAAGTGATTATGACACCACTCCCAGCCATTCTGAACTGGAGGAGACTGG CAGCCCTCTTCCAGGTCCCGATGTAGCGCAGCCGCGAGAGGAGGGCGGGGAAGGCGCCGCCATGCCGTGCACGGAGGACGTCATCTGTAAGACCGAACAGATCACAAAGAACATACAGGAGCTCCTCAGAGCTGCCCAGGAAACCAAACATGAAAG CTTCCTCCCCTGCTCAGAGAAGATCCGCCTGGCAGTGACCGAGATGGCTGCCCTGTTTCCCAAG AGGCCGTCCTCCGAGACTGTGCGAGGGtctctgtgtctcctgaccGCCAGCGCCAGCAGGCTTCACGGGGAGTGCCAGAAGGCGGCGGAGCACAGCCCCTGCCCATCGGACATCCAGCTGGTCACTCAGCAGGTCATCCAGTGCGCCTACGACATCGCTAAAGCTGCCAAGCAACTCGTCACCGTGAcgacaaaagaaaacaacaactaa
- the git2b gene encoding ARF GTPase-activating protein GIT2b isoform X3 has translation MSKRVRSREVCADCSAPEPRWASVNRGVLVCDECCSIHRGLGRHSSQVRHLTHSLWPPSQLQMVQALYGNGANSIWEHSLLDPSSSMSGKRKANPQDKVHPNKTEFIKAKYQMLAYVHRMPCREDDSVTAKDLSKQLHSSVRTGNLETCLRLLSLGAQANFFHPEKGNTPLHIAARAGQILQAELLAVYGADPGALDSSGKTPTDYARQAGHHELAERLVEIQYELTDRLTFYLCGRRPDHRSGQHFIIPQMADSSLDLSEFAKAAKKKLQSLSNHQFEELAMDVYDEVDRRETDAVWLATQNHSTLVTDTTVVPFLPVNPEYSSTRNQGRQKLARFSANEFATLVIDILNDAKRRQWGNACESPKENVELILQGIDGRHDSESQDNDQPDYDSVASDEDPVQEATCGDSSSNERRTKSSESSDLSDGPITVQEFMEVKSALTASEAKIQQLLKVNCHLSEELRLMQSKLNSLQTENTTLRWQAPGGPPQLQAPFSRHPPRGGRAISMYETGYSPKQYPHRVETGRHEDGVILQPFPTNIGRGPLGTAASSLPTFPSSLSWSWDERSRRGCSLEGQVVTRESDYDTTPSHSELEETGPLPGPDVAQPREEGGEGAAMPCTEDVICKTEQITKNIQELLRAAQETKHESFLPCSEKIRLAVTEMAALFPKRPSSETVRGSLCLLTASASRLHGECQKAAEHSPCPSDIQLVTQQVIQCAYDIAKAAKQLVTVTTKENNN, from the exons ATGTCAAAACGAGTCCGAAGCAGAGAGGTCTGCGCAGATTGCAGTGCTCCGG AGCCTCGCTGGGCCTCCGTTAACAGGGGGGTGTTGGTCTGCGATGAGTGCTGCAGCATCCATCGAGGTCTGGGGCGACACAGTTCCCAAGTCCGACATTTGACTCATTCTCTGTGGCCTCCGTCTCAGTTACAG ATGGTTCAGGCGCTCTACGGCAACGGAGCCAATTCCATCTGGGAACACAGCCTTCTGGACCCGTCCTCCTCAATGAGCGGGAAGCGCAAAGCAAATCCCCAGGACAAAGTTCA TCCCAACAAAACAGAGTTCATCAAGGCGAAATATCAGATGTTGGCGTACGTTCATCGGATGCCCTGTCGGGAGGATGACAGCGTGACCGCGAAGGACCTCAGCAAG CAACTCCACTCCAGTGTTCGGACCGGGAACTTAGAGACTTGCCTGAGACTCCTGTCTTTGGGGGCGCAGGCCAACTTTTTCCATCCG GAGAAAGGAAACACTCCGCTCCATATAGCAGCGAGAGCTGGGCAGATTCTGCAAGCAGAGCTGTTGGCGGTCTACGGAGCTGATCCTGGGGCCCTGGACTCCAGCGGGAAGACCCCCACCGACTACGCCAG ACAAGCGGGGCATCACGAGCTCGCGGAGAGGCTGGTGGAGATCCAGTATGAACTCACTGACCGGTTAACATTTTACCTCTGCGGGCGACGGCCGG ATCACAGAAGTGGCCAACATTTCATCATCCCACAGATGGCAGACAG CAGCCTGGATTTGTCGGAGTTTGCCAAAGCTGCCAAGAAGAAGCTCCAGTCG CTCAGTAACCACCAGTTTGAAGAACTCGCCATGGATGTGTACGATGAAGTGGACCGCAGGGAAACTGACGCAG TGTGGTTGGCCACGCAGAACCACAGCACGCTCGTGACCGACACCACAGTCGTGCCCTTTCTGCCTGTCAACCCGGAGTACTCGTCCACCAGAAACCAG GGTCGCCAGAAGTTAGCCAGGTTCAGTGCCAACGAGTTTGCCACCTTGGTTATCGACATCCTGAATGACGCTAAACGACGGCAGTGGGGTAACGCCTGCGAAAGTCCCAAAG AGAACGTGGAGCTGATCCTTCAGGGAATAGACGGTCGCCATGACAGTGAGAGCCAAGACAACGACCAACCCGATTACGACAGCGTGGCCTCGGACGAGGATCCGGTCCAGGAAGCCACCTGCggggacagcagcagcaacgagcGCAGGACCAAG agctccGAGTCCTCCGACCTCTCCGACGGACCCATCACGGTGCAGGAGTTTATGGAGGTGAAGAGCGCCCTCACGGCGTCGGAAGCAAAAATACAACAGCTTCTGAAGGTCAACTGTCACCTGAGCGAAGAGCTGCGGCTGATGCAGAGCAAG CTGAATTCCCTGcagactgaaaacacaaccCTGCGATGGCAGGCCCCCGGCGGACCACCGCAGCTCCAGGCGCCCTTTAGTCGACACCCGCCCCGCGGAGGTCGCGCAATATCGATGTATGAGACGGGCTATAGTCCCAAACAATACCCCCACCGGGTTGAAACGGGCCGGCACGAGGACGGAGTCATTTTACAACCCTTCCCGACGAAT ATTGGGAGGGGACCTTTGGGGACGgctgcttcctccctccctacctTCCCCTCTTCCCTGTCCTGGTCGTGGGATGAAAGATCTCGAAGG GGCTGTAGTCTAGAAGGGCAGGTGGTCACACGGGAAAGTGATTATGACACCACTCCCAGCCATTCTGAACTGGAGGAGACTGG CCCTCTTCCAGGTCCCGATGTAGCGCAGCCGCGAGAGGAGGGCGGGGAAGGCGCCGCCATGCCGTGCACGGAGGACGTCATCTGTAAGACCGAACAGATCACAAAGAACATACAGGAGCTCCTCAGAGCTGCCCAGGAAACCAAACATGAAAG CTTCCTCCCCTGCTCAGAGAAGATCCGCCTGGCAGTGACCGAGATGGCTGCCCTGTTTCCCAAG AGGCCGTCCTCCGAGACTGTGCGAGGGtctctgtgtctcctgaccGCCAGCGCCAGCAGGCTTCACGGGGAGTGCCAGAAGGCGGCGGAGCACAGCCCCTGCCCATCGGACATCCAGCTGGTCACTCAGCAGGTCATCCAGTGCGCCTACGACATCGCTAAAGCTGCCAAGCAACTCGTCACCGTGAcgacaaaagaaaacaacaactaa
- the git2b gene encoding ARF GTPase-activating protein GIT2b isoform X4 has protein sequence MSKRVRSREVCADCSAPEPRWASVNRGVLVCDECCSIHRGLGRHSSQVRHLTHSLWPPSQLQMVQALYGNGANSIWEHSLLDPSSSMSGKRKANPQDKVHPNKTEFIKAKYQMLAYVHRMPCREDDSVTAKDLSKQLHSSVRTGNLETCLRLLSLGAQANFFHPEKGNTPLHIAARAGQILQAELLAVYGADPGALDSSGKTPTDYARQAGHHELAERLVEIQYELTDRLTFYLCGRRPDHRSGQHFIIPQMADSSLDLSEFAKAAKKKLQSLSNHQFEELAMDVYDEVDRRETDAVWLATQNHSTLVTDTTVVPFLPVNPEYSSTRNQGRQKLARFSANEFATLVIDILNDAKRRQWGNACESPKENVELILQGIDGRHDSESQDNDQPDYDSVASDEDPVQEATCGDSSSNERRTKSSESSDLSDGPITVQEFMEVKSALTASEAKIQQLLKVNCHLSEELRLMQSKLNSLQTENTTLRWQAPGGPPQLQAPFSRHPPRGGRAISMYETGYSPKQYPHRVETGRHEDGVILQPFPTNGCSLEGQVVTRESDYDTTPSHSELEETGSPLPGPDVAQPREEGGEGAAMPCTEDVICKTEQITKNIQELLRAAQETKHESFLPCSEKIRLAVTEMAALFPKRPSSETVRGSLCLLTASASRLHGECQKAAEHSPCPSDIQLVTQQVIQCAYDIAKAAKQLVTVTTKENNN, from the exons ATGTCAAAACGAGTCCGAAGCAGAGAGGTCTGCGCAGATTGCAGTGCTCCGG AGCCTCGCTGGGCCTCCGTTAACAGGGGGGTGTTGGTCTGCGATGAGTGCTGCAGCATCCATCGAGGTCTGGGGCGACACAGTTCCCAAGTCCGACATTTGACTCATTCTCTGTGGCCTCCGTCTCAGTTACAG ATGGTTCAGGCGCTCTACGGCAACGGAGCCAATTCCATCTGGGAACACAGCCTTCTGGACCCGTCCTCCTCAATGAGCGGGAAGCGCAAAGCAAATCCCCAGGACAAAGTTCA TCCCAACAAAACAGAGTTCATCAAGGCGAAATATCAGATGTTGGCGTACGTTCATCGGATGCCCTGTCGGGAGGATGACAGCGTGACCGCGAAGGACCTCAGCAAG CAACTCCACTCCAGTGTTCGGACCGGGAACTTAGAGACTTGCCTGAGACTCCTGTCTTTGGGGGCGCAGGCCAACTTTTTCCATCCG GAGAAAGGAAACACTCCGCTCCATATAGCAGCGAGAGCTGGGCAGATTCTGCAAGCAGAGCTGTTGGCGGTCTACGGAGCTGATCCTGGGGCCCTGGACTCCAGCGGGAAGACCCCCACCGACTACGCCAG ACAAGCGGGGCATCACGAGCTCGCGGAGAGGCTGGTGGAGATCCAGTATGAACTCACTGACCGGTTAACATTTTACCTCTGCGGGCGACGGCCGG ATCACAGAAGTGGCCAACATTTCATCATCCCACAGATGGCAGACAG CAGCCTGGATTTGTCGGAGTTTGCCAAAGCTGCCAAGAAGAAGCTCCAGTCG CTCAGTAACCACCAGTTTGAAGAACTCGCCATGGATGTGTACGATGAAGTGGACCGCAGGGAAACTGACGCAG TGTGGTTGGCCACGCAGAACCACAGCACGCTCGTGACCGACACCACAGTCGTGCCCTTTCTGCCTGTCAACCCGGAGTACTCGTCCACCAGAAACCAG GGTCGCCAGAAGTTAGCCAGGTTCAGTGCCAACGAGTTTGCCACCTTGGTTATCGACATCCTGAATGACGCTAAACGACGGCAGTGGGGTAACGCCTGCGAAAGTCCCAAAG AGAACGTGGAGCTGATCCTTCAGGGAATAGACGGTCGCCATGACAGTGAGAGCCAAGACAACGACCAACCCGATTACGACAGCGTGGCCTCGGACGAGGATCCGGTCCAGGAAGCCACCTGCggggacagcagcagcaacgagcGCAGGACCAAG agctccGAGTCCTCCGACCTCTCCGACGGACCCATCACGGTGCAGGAGTTTATGGAGGTGAAGAGCGCCCTCACGGCGTCGGAAGCAAAAATACAACAGCTTCTGAAGGTCAACTGTCACCTGAGCGAAGAGCTGCGGCTGATGCAGAGCAAG CTGAATTCCCTGcagactgaaaacacaaccCTGCGATGGCAGGCCCCCGGCGGACCACCGCAGCTCCAGGCGCCCTTTAGTCGACACCCGCCCCGCGGAGGTCGCGCAATATCGATGTATGAGACGGGCTATAGTCCCAAACAATACCCCCACCGGGTTGAAACGGGCCGGCACGAGGACGGAGTCATTTTACAACCCTTCCCGACGAAT GGCTGTAGTCTAGAAGGGCAGGTGGTCACACGGGAAAGTGATTATGACACCACTCCCAGCCATTCTGAACTGGAGGAGACTGG CAGCCCTCTTCCAGGTCCCGATGTAGCGCAGCCGCGAGAGGAGGGCGGGGAAGGCGCCGCCATGCCGTGCACGGAGGACGTCATCTGTAAGACCGAACAGATCACAAAGAACATACAGGAGCTCCTCAGAGCTGCCCAGGAAACCAAACATGAAAG CTTCCTCCCCTGCTCAGAGAAGATCCGCCTGGCAGTGACCGAGATGGCTGCCCTGTTTCCCAAG AGGCCGTCCTCCGAGACTGTGCGAGGGtctctgtgtctcctgaccGCCAGCGCCAGCAGGCTTCACGGGGAGTGCCAGAAGGCGGCGGAGCACAGCCCCTGCCCATCGGACATCCAGCTGGTCACTCAGCAGGTCATCCAGTGCGCCTACGACATCGCTAAAGCTGCCAAGCAACTCGTCACCGTGAcgacaaaagaaaacaacaactaa
- the git2b gene encoding ARF GTPase-activating protein GIT2b isoform X1 has product MSKRVRSREVCADCSAPEPRWASVNRGVLVCDECCSIHRGLGRHSSQVRHLTHSLWPPSQLQMVQALYGNGANSIWEHSLLDPSSSMSGKRKANPQDKVHPNKTEFIKAKYQMLAYVHRMPCREDDSVTAKDLSKQLHSSVRTGNLETCLRLLSLGAQANFFHPEKGNTPLHIAARAGQILQAELLAVYGADPGALDSSGKTPTDYARQAGHHELAERLVEIQYELTDRLTFYLCGRRPDHRSGQHFIIPQMADSSLDLSEFAKAAKKKLQSLSNHQFEELAMDVYDEVDRRETDAVWLATQNHSTLVTDTTVVPFLPVNPEYSSTRNQGRQKLARFSANEFATLVIDILNDAKRRQWGNACESPKENVELILQGIDGRHDSESQDNDQPDYDSVASDEDPVQEATCGDSSSNERRTKSSESSDLSDGPITVQEFMEVKSALTASEAKIQQLLKVNCHLSEELRLMQSKLNSLQTENTTLRWQAPGGPPQLQAPFSRHPPRGGRAISMYETGYSPKQYPHRVETGRHEDGVILQPFPTNIGRGPLGTAASSLPTFPSSLSWSWDERSRRGCSLEGQVVTRESDYDTTPSHSELEETGSPLPGPDVAQPREEGGEGAAMPCTEDVICKTEQITKNIQELLRAAQETKHESFLPCSEKIRLAVTEMAALFPKRPSSETVRGSLCLLTASASRLHGECQKAAEHSPCPSDIQLVTQQVIQCAYDIAKAAKQLVTVTTKENNN; this is encoded by the exons ATGTCAAAACGAGTCCGAAGCAGAGAGGTCTGCGCAGATTGCAGTGCTCCGG AGCCTCGCTGGGCCTCCGTTAACAGGGGGGTGTTGGTCTGCGATGAGTGCTGCAGCATCCATCGAGGTCTGGGGCGACACAGTTCCCAAGTCCGACATTTGACTCATTCTCTGTGGCCTCCGTCTCAGTTACAG ATGGTTCAGGCGCTCTACGGCAACGGAGCCAATTCCATCTGGGAACACAGCCTTCTGGACCCGTCCTCCTCAATGAGCGGGAAGCGCAAAGCAAATCCCCAGGACAAAGTTCA TCCCAACAAAACAGAGTTCATCAAGGCGAAATATCAGATGTTGGCGTACGTTCATCGGATGCCCTGTCGGGAGGATGACAGCGTGACCGCGAAGGACCTCAGCAAG CAACTCCACTCCAGTGTTCGGACCGGGAACTTAGAGACTTGCCTGAGACTCCTGTCTTTGGGGGCGCAGGCCAACTTTTTCCATCCG GAGAAAGGAAACACTCCGCTCCATATAGCAGCGAGAGCTGGGCAGATTCTGCAAGCAGAGCTGTTGGCGGTCTACGGAGCTGATCCTGGGGCCCTGGACTCCAGCGGGAAGACCCCCACCGACTACGCCAG ACAAGCGGGGCATCACGAGCTCGCGGAGAGGCTGGTGGAGATCCAGTATGAACTCACTGACCGGTTAACATTTTACCTCTGCGGGCGACGGCCGG ATCACAGAAGTGGCCAACATTTCATCATCCCACAGATGGCAGACAG CAGCCTGGATTTGTCGGAGTTTGCCAAAGCTGCCAAGAAGAAGCTCCAGTCG CTCAGTAACCACCAGTTTGAAGAACTCGCCATGGATGTGTACGATGAAGTGGACCGCAGGGAAACTGACGCAG TGTGGTTGGCCACGCAGAACCACAGCACGCTCGTGACCGACACCACAGTCGTGCCCTTTCTGCCTGTCAACCCGGAGTACTCGTCCACCAGAAACCAG GGTCGCCAGAAGTTAGCCAGGTTCAGTGCCAACGAGTTTGCCACCTTGGTTATCGACATCCTGAATGACGCTAAACGACGGCAGTGGGGTAACGCCTGCGAAAGTCCCAAAG AGAACGTGGAGCTGATCCTTCAGGGAATAGACGGTCGCCATGACAGTGAGAGCCAAGACAACGACCAACCCGATTACGACAGCGTGGCCTCGGACGAGGATCCGGTCCAGGAAGCCACCTGCggggacagcagcagcaacgagcGCAGGACCAAG agctccGAGTCCTCCGACCTCTCCGACGGACCCATCACGGTGCAGGAGTTTATGGAGGTGAAGAGCGCCCTCACGGCGTCGGAAGCAAAAATACAACAGCTTCTGAAGGTCAACTGTCACCTGAGCGAAGAGCTGCGGCTGATGCAGAGCAAG CTGAATTCCCTGcagactgaaaacacaaccCTGCGATGGCAGGCCCCCGGCGGACCACCGCAGCTCCAGGCGCCCTTTAGTCGACACCCGCCCCGCGGAGGTCGCGCAATATCGATGTATGAGACGGGCTATAGTCCCAAACAATACCCCCACCGGGTTGAAACGGGCCGGCACGAGGACGGAGTCATTTTACAACCCTTCCCGACGAAT ATTGGGAGGGGACCTTTGGGGACGgctgcttcctccctccctacctTCCCCTCTTCCCTGTCCTGGTCGTGGGATGAAAGATCTCGAAGG GGCTGTAGTCTAGAAGGGCAGGTGGTCACACGGGAAAGTGATTATGACACCACTCCCAGCCATTCTGAACTGGAGGAGACTGG CAGCCCTCTTCCAGGTCCCGATGTAGCGCAGCCGCGAGAGGAGGGCGGGGAAGGCGCCGCCATGCCGTGCACGGAGGACGTCATCTGTAAGACCGAACAGATCACAAAGAACATACAGGAGCTCCTCAGAGCTGCCCAGGAAACCAAACATGAAAG CTTCCTCCCCTGCTCAGAGAAGATCCGCCTGGCAGTGACCGAGATGGCTGCCCTGTTTCCCAAG AGGCCGTCCTCCGAGACTGTGCGAGGGtctctgtgtctcctgaccGCCAGCGCCAGCAGGCTTCACGGGGAGTGCCAGAAGGCGGCGGAGCACAGCCCCTGCCCATCGGACATCCAGCTGGTCACTCAGCAGGTCATCCAGTGCGCCTACGACATCGCTAAAGCTGCCAAGCAACTCGTCACCGTGAcgacaaaagaaaacaacaactaa